One genomic region from Motacilla alba alba isolate MOTALB_02 chromosome 5, Motacilla_alba_V1.0_pri, whole genome shotgun sequence encodes:
- the ZBTB1 gene encoding zinc finger and BTB domain-containing protein 1 isoform X1, producing MAKTSHSNYVLQQLNKQREWGFLCDCCIAIDDIYFQAHKAVLAACSAYFRMFFMNHQNTTAQLNLSNMKISAECFDLILQFMYLGKIMTAPANFEQFKVAMNYLQLYNVPECLEDIQDTDSSSLKCSSPASSTQTSKMIFGVRMYEDALARNGSEANRWGMEPPSSTVNTSHNKEPEEETLHLNSFPEQLFDVCKKSTTSKFSHTKERVSHSRRFGRSFTCDSCGFSFSCEKLLDEHVLTCTNRHSYQSARYYSAEKIDFSEKNSTSKMTSTQTEKYKGDSNHAADDSSSPVSNITSRKSSTVASETSGEEGSRASERKRIIIKVEPEDNPTDELKDFNIIKVADKDCNESSDNDDLDDEQEEPLYRYYVEEEMREKRNARKTLKPRLSMDEDERKCLKSPRHLNSKASSVQEDVENAPCELCGLTITEEDLSSHYLSKHIENICACGKCGQILVKGKQLQEHAQTCGEPQDLTMNGIRNSEEKMDLEENPEEQSEIRDMMFAEMLEDFRDSHFQMNSLQKNQLYKHSACPFRCPNCGQRFDTENLVVEHMSNCLEQDLFKNSMLEENERDHRRKHFCNLCGKGFYQRCHLREHYTVHTKEKQFVCQTCGKQFLRERQLRLHNDMHKGMARYVCSICDQGNFRKHDHVRHMISHLSAGETICQVCFQIFPNNEQLEQHRDVHLYTCGVCGAKFNLRKDMRSHYNAKHLKRT from the coding sequence ATGGCAAAAACCAGCCATAGCAACTATGTCCTTCAGCAGCTAAACAAGCAAAGAGAGTGGGGCTTTCTGTGCGACTGCTGCATCGCTATCGatgatatttattttcaagcacATAAAGCAGTCCTTGCTGCCTGCAGCGCCTATTTTAGGATGTTTTTTATGAACCATCAAAACACTACAGCCCAGCTGAATCTAAGCAACATGAAGATTAGTGCTGAATGCTTTGATCTTATTTTACAGTTCATGTATTTAGGAAAAATTATGACAGCCCCTGCCAATTTTGAGCAATTTAAAGTGGCCATGAACTATTTACAGCTATATAACGTACCTGAGTGTCTAGAAGATATACAGGACACAGACTCATCTAGTTTAAAATGTTCATCTCCTGCTTCTAGCACGCAGACTAGTAAAATGATATTTGGTGTGAGAATGTATGAAGACGCACTTGCTAGAAATGGCAGCGAAGCAAACAGGTGGGGCATGGAGCCACCAAGTTCAACGGTAAATACATCCCATAACAAAGAGCCTGAGGAAGAAACTTTGCACCTCAACAGCTTCCCCGAGCAACTGTTTGATGTCTGCAAAAAAAGCACCACGTCCAAATTCTCTCACACAAAGGAGCGCGTGTCACACTCGCGCCGGTTTGGAAGGAGCTTCACCTGCGACAGCTGCGGGTTTAGTTTTAGCTGTGAAAAGCTACTGGATGAGCACGTGTTAACATGCACCAACAGGCATTCCTACCAAAGTGCCAGGTACTACAGTGCTGAGAAAATAGACTTTAGTGAAAAGAACTCTACTTCTAAAATGACCTccacacaaacagaaaaatacaagggGGACTCAAACCATGCTGCGGACGATTCATCATCTCCCGTGTCAAACATCAcgagcagaaaaagcagcactgtTGCCTCCGAGACATCAGGTGAAGAAGGAAGTAGAGCCTCTGAGAGGAAGAGGATTATCATCAAGGTAGAGCCAGAGGACAATCCTACGGATGAGCTGAAGGATTTTAATATTATCAAGGTGGCAGATAAAGACTGCAATGAGTCTTCTGACAATGATGACCTAGACGATGAGCAGGAAGAGCCGCTTTACAGATACTACGTCGAGGAAGAGatgagagagaagagaaatgctCGGAAGACTCTAAAGCCTCGTTTATCCATGGATGAGGATGAAAGAAAGTGTTTGAAAAGTCCACGGCACCTTAACAGCAAGGCTTCTTCAGTGCAGGAAGATGTGGAGAATGCTCCCTGTGAACTTTGTGGGCTAACAATCACTGAGGAAGATCTGTCCTCTCATTATTTATCCAAACACATAGAAAATATATGTGCTTGTGGCAAGTGTGGTCAAATACTGGTCAAAGGCAAGCAGCTACAGGAGCATGCACAGACCTGTGGAGAACCCCAAGATCTGACCATGAACGGGATCAGAAATTCTGAGGAGAAAATGGACTTGGAAGAAAACCCCGAGGAGCAGTCAGAAATAAGGGACATGATGTTTGCAGAGATGCTAGAGGACTTCAGGGACAGTCACTTCCAAATGAACAGCCTTCAAAAAAACCAGTTATACAAGCATTCTGCCTGTCCTTTCCGATGCCCTAATTGCGGCCAGCGTTTTGATACTGAAAACCTAGTGGTTGAACATATGTCAAACTGCCTGGAGCAAGATCTGTTCAAGAACTCCATGTTGGAAGAGAACGAGAGGGATCACAGGCGTAAGCATTTCTGCAACCTTTGCGGGAAAGGATTTTATCAGCGTTGCCACTTGCGGGAACACTATACCGTTCATACCAAGGAAAAACAGTTTGTTTGTCAGACATGTGGGAAGCAGTTCTTAAGAGAGCGCCAGTTGCGGCTCCACAATGATATGCACAAAGGCATGGCCAGGTATGTCTGTTCCATTTGTGATCAAGGAAACTTCCGAAAACATGACCATGTACGGCATATGATATCTCACTTATCAGCTGGAGAGACTATATGCCAGGTCTGCTTTCAGATATTCCCAAATAATGAGCaactggagcagcacagggatgttcATCTGTATACATGTGGAGTATGTGgagcaaaatttaatttgagGAAAGATATGAGATCTCACTATAATGCCAAGCATTTGAAAAGAACATAA
- the ZBTB1 gene encoding zinc finger and BTB domain-containing protein 1 isoform X2, with protein sequence MAKTSHSNYVLQQLNKQREWGFLCDCCIAIDDIYFQAHKAVLAACSAYFRMFFMNHQNTTAQLNLSNMKISAECFDLILQFMYLGKIMTAPANFEQFKVAMNYLQLYNVPECLEDIQDTDSSSLKCSSPASSTQTSKMIFGVRMYEDALARNGSEANRWGMEPPSSTVNTSHNKEPEEETLHLNSFPEQLFDVCKKSTTSKFSHTKERVSHSRRFGRSFTCDSCGFSFSCEKLLDEHVLTCTNRHSYQSARYYSAEKIDFSEKNSTSKMTSTQTEKYKGDSNHAADDSSSPVSNITSRKSSTVASETSGEEGSRASERKRIIIKVEPEDNPTDELKDFNIIKVADKDCNESSDNDDLDDEQEEPLYRYYVEEEMREKRNARKTLKPRLSMDEDERKCLKSPRHLNSKASSVQEDVENAPCELCGLTITEEDLSSHYLSKHIENICACGKCGQILVKGKQLQEHAQTCGEPQDLTMNGIRNSEEKMDLEENPEEQSEIRDMMFAEMLEDFRDSHFQMNSLQKNQLYKHSACPFRCPNCGQRFDTENLVVEHMSNCLEQDLFKNSMLEENERDHRRKHFCNLCGKGFYQRCHLREHYTVHTKEKQFVCQTCGKQFLRERQLRLHNDMHKGMASSEIGTSKLLNN encoded by the exons ATGGCAAAAACCAGCCATAGCAACTATGTCCTTCAGCAGCTAAACAAGCAAAGAGAGTGGGGCTTTCTGTGCGACTGCTGCATCGCTATCGatgatatttattttcaagcacATAAAGCAGTCCTTGCTGCCTGCAGCGCCTATTTTAGGATGTTTTTTATGAACCATCAAAACACTACAGCCCAGCTGAATCTAAGCAACATGAAGATTAGTGCTGAATGCTTTGATCTTATTTTACAGTTCATGTATTTAGGAAAAATTATGACAGCCCCTGCCAATTTTGAGCAATTTAAAGTGGCCATGAACTATTTACAGCTATATAACGTACCTGAGTGTCTAGAAGATATACAGGACACAGACTCATCTAGTTTAAAATGTTCATCTCCTGCTTCTAGCACGCAGACTAGTAAAATGATATTTGGTGTGAGAATGTATGAAGACGCACTTGCTAGAAATGGCAGCGAAGCAAACAGGTGGGGCATGGAGCCACCAAGTTCAACGGTAAATACATCCCATAACAAAGAGCCTGAGGAAGAAACTTTGCACCTCAACAGCTTCCCCGAGCAACTGTTTGATGTCTGCAAAAAAAGCACCACGTCCAAATTCTCTCACACAAAGGAGCGCGTGTCACACTCGCGCCGGTTTGGAAGGAGCTTCACCTGCGACAGCTGCGGGTTTAGTTTTAGCTGTGAAAAGCTACTGGATGAGCACGTGTTAACATGCACCAACAGGCATTCCTACCAAAGTGCCAGGTACTACAGTGCTGAGAAAATAGACTTTAGTGAAAAGAACTCTACTTCTAAAATGACCTccacacaaacagaaaaatacaagggGGACTCAAACCATGCTGCGGACGATTCATCATCTCCCGTGTCAAACATCAcgagcagaaaaagcagcactgtTGCCTCCGAGACATCAGGTGAAGAAGGAAGTAGAGCCTCTGAGAGGAAGAGGATTATCATCAAGGTAGAGCCAGAGGACAATCCTACGGATGAGCTGAAGGATTTTAATATTATCAAGGTGGCAGATAAAGACTGCAATGAGTCTTCTGACAATGATGACCTAGACGATGAGCAGGAAGAGCCGCTTTACAGATACTACGTCGAGGAAGAGatgagagagaagagaaatgctCGGAAGACTCTAAAGCCTCGTTTATCCATGGATGAGGATGAAAGAAAGTGTTTGAAAAGTCCACGGCACCTTAACAGCAAGGCTTCTTCAGTGCAGGAAGATGTGGAGAATGCTCCCTGTGAACTTTGTGGGCTAACAATCACTGAGGAAGATCTGTCCTCTCATTATTTATCCAAACACATAGAAAATATATGTGCTTGTGGCAAGTGTGGTCAAATACTGGTCAAAGGCAAGCAGCTACAGGAGCATGCACAGACCTGTGGAGAACCCCAAGATCTGACCATGAACGGGATCAGAAATTCTGAGGAGAAAATGGACTTGGAAGAAAACCCCGAGGAGCAGTCAGAAATAAGGGACATGATGTTTGCAGAGATGCTAGAGGACTTCAGGGACAGTCACTTCCAAATGAACAGCCTTCAAAAAAACCAGTTATACAAGCATTCTGCCTGTCCTTTCCGATGCCCTAATTGCGGCCAGCGTTTTGATACTGAAAACCTAGTGGTTGAACATATGTCAAACTGCCTGGAGCAAGATCTGTTCAAGAACTCCATGTTGGAAGAGAACGAGAGGGATCACAGGCGTAAGCATTTCTGCAACCTTTGCGGGAAAGGATTTTATCAGCGTTGCCACTTGCGGGAACACTATACCGTTCATACCAAGGAAAAACAGTTTGTTTGTCAGACATGTGGGAAGCAGTTCTTAAGAGAGCGCCAGTTGCGGCTCCACAATGATATGCACAAAGGCATGGCCAG TAGTGAAATAGGGACTTCTAAGCTTCTGAACAACTGA